The nucleotide sequence acattttcaaatatgaatGATAGTATGACTAAttcctaacagtttagtgtagaacatgggtgggcaacttattttggGCCACAACTGTGTTTAATGAAAACAACtttggccacactattaaaacataaataaattgaaagatgTTAATTTAATCAAGATAATTtgatttcaactaaccttcaatgtgaaaattaatgggggttttcatcaacatGTTTCGTGAAATGTGGCTTGATAtttatgctcaatgagcatcttagctcttcctctaaatttatgtcagtaagccgagatctgtatctacACTTGAGAAAATCTATTGTATAAAATGTTGATTCACACACCCATGTttatccaaacatggaaaataattttaaaatttctatctTCAAATTTGGAAAATTgtcatttatcaaaataatgagcaacatctctctgatagaaatTTTTGTCTACCtttcatgtgttctacactttgcagggtaagcatctcgtcttcaaatccacacttatccaaagataaaaaaagatgaaatttcCTTATTGAAATTTCTTGAgttaaattgaaatggatcatgcaaaaattcaaatttcaattttaaattcttaaattcaGAAAAACGTGTTTCAAacttttgagatacatttttgatccagtttgcatagagatcatctttatcATCAGAGAAATCAcagtcattattatattttagaaaactaTCCAACTtttcaaaatgtgtcaaatcattcttttgtaattgttctgcaaggatgtttagctttaattgaaattcatgaatagactatGATTgcttgcttattattttacctttttcttgaagcttcgtattcaaattattcaagtaagCCACCATGTCGCACAAAAAGTACAAATCACACtaccatgacaaagtttcaagtTCAGGGAAATTTtgaatcttacctttttcaacaagatactctttcaTTTGAGAAAACTAGAAAGTAAATAAtaccaagacttttcctctatttaaccatcttacatttgcaaaatcagtaagatcatcaaaagtacagtcactgtttttgttcaaagactcaacaaactgtcgatggatgagagagcttccacttcaaacataattcacaatttttacaacagtgtccatcaaatttttcaatttatcacttttagacatctgagcacaaaAACATTTTCCTGATACAAAATGTAATGGAAAGGTGGCAGCATggactttacattattttcaattaaatgcttcttcaaaagagaaacaaatcctaatttcatcCCAGTCATGgcaggagcaccatctgttgtcaCAGAGACCagtttttgaaaatccagattgaaattttttccaaatgtttcatcTCATAATCCAGAAAGGacaagcatttcttccctcagttgaagatctgaagttacacaTCGAAcgcaaaatatcaactgtgcagtgtcactaacatctgttgactcatctagtgctaaagaaaaatacaaacagtcttttagttgttcaagcaactgattttctatgtctttggCTAACTATAGCATTCTGCAGACAATTGTTTTCgatttaattgcaaattatttatcttttgaagaatatcatctgttattttttaatcatgATTCTCTGACAGAGTTTCAATGACagcaatcaatatttcttttactagttcagcatcagaaaatgatttctttttttgacctaaaatccaagctactttatagctagctaacgtaactaggtctatcgatgataaaaatcttttaggCCTCCATTTTGTTCATAAAGTTGTGCTTTTGGacagctaatttcattcatatgaTTTTTGCTATCATCTGGAAATTTCACATGAAATTTGTTGCGAAATTGTTAACGTGTTGCTTAAggttacatactttattatacttaaaaattttgttacttattatttgcttcaatcaatGCAGTAAGTTTAacttccaactttcattaaattctcgtttcacctTTTTCCGGCTCgtcatggccgggtgggttaagacgttcgactcgtaatctgagggtcgcgggttcgaatccctatcgtaccaaacatgctcgccctttcagccatggggtgttataatgtcacagtcaatcccattattcgttagcaaaagagtagcctaagagatggcggtgggtgttgatgactagctgccttcccactagtcttacactgaaaaattagggacggctagcgcagatagctctcgtgtagctttgcgcgaaattcaaaaacaaacacgtttttcCAGTCGCGCGCCGTTCTCTTTTCAGCAGTTATGCCAGAATCAATCAAATTGCAcgtattttctgagtgttcacaatcacctggattctttcgttttcgaagtatccacttatccatattatgggattaaaaacaaaatatatttaaacacttggaAGTTGCATAATCAAAATATGTTTGCACatgcatgcaaaacaacgcacactcaataacaaacatctaaaccagattGATGTTAgaaaatgggcggagtctgtggcagtgatgaagcgcgcgacattagcaatgacgtgaggcagtgcagttgctgattgcCAAATTTGcgatcaaaaataaattatggaaaaagttgattcctaaactcgagctggccacaattgtgctatccactggccaCATGTGACCAGCggccatggagttgcccacccatggtgtagaatatcctgttatgaaataaaaatgtcatcaaTATTATTCACGCCTGTTCTCCtgtcattttaaaagtgaatttcGAGAGAGAGACATCATGATTcacagtataaataaaataataacgagTTTATTTGTAGCTCAATCATTTACGTTTACTGCTTTCGTTAACGTTTTCTTTGCAAAACAATCCCTGAATCGGAAAGAATAAGTCGTATGagatctttgtttttattatattgtgtgaataaaattgttttatgtagTTGAATTTGACTTTCTTATTAGAGGACAACGAGGATAAGCTTATttggtatagtttgtttttaaatttcgcgcaaagctactcaagggctatctgcgctagccatccctaatttaacagtgtaagactaaagggaaggaagcaagccatcatcacccaccgtcaactgttgggctactcttttaccaacaaatagtgggattgactgtcacattataacacccccacggctaaaagggcgagcatgtttgttgcgacggggattcaaacccgcgaccctcagattaggagtcgaatgccttaaccgtTATTATTTGGTATGCACAGAAAACAAATGTTTCCAACAACACTGGTATGATTTTGTTCTAGTAAAATGcgtttatagaaaaatatatgtgtgttttcctatagcaaacccacattgtgctatctgtggagctcaccaaggggaatcgaagccctgattttagcgttgtaaatccgtagacatatcgctgtactagtgggaggcGAAATATaggtattaaatatattattgtatatatatatatataatacatcattggaaatattaataacttaaatCTATCACAAATAAGTGCAACAATAATTTCTGAAAAAGCGAAAGACCATTGAGGATTCATATTTTAGAAAGAATGTGTATTcctattttacatagaaaattaagTTTTTGAAAACACATTAGGAACTGTAAatcaaaaaattaatttgaacgTCATATATTACAATTTGCATAAACTTAAGAAAAAGAATTTGTATGGGGATTTGAAGTTGTTGCTTAGTTGTTGGTGAtagaagattttttttcttttttttagtaatCGTCGTATTTTATTGCACTATACGGTTGAGATGTTATACTACCAGGTGGCGAGCCGTAAGAATTTCTGTTCTGTAGAGCTGTACCAGCAACGGAACCACCAGTTATATCTGGAATCCGTGAAAAGTCCGCAATTGTTTCAGGATAGTTTTGAAACTGGTTTGGTGATGAAGGAGACTTGTAGGTTTCGACTCCTTGAGCTTTTTGTGGTGTTGGGGCTGGTCTAGGAGGAGCTTGAGGAGGCAGTCCATAAGATGGTGGACCTCCAGGAGGTGCATACTCGGCTGCTGGTTGTAGTTGAGGCTGTGAACCGGGAGCAGGGGCACCACCATAATCATAATCTGGATAGCCTTCTGCTTGGGAAATAGAACCTTCTGGTGATATAGGAGGTTTAGGAACTTGGCCTCCATATAAGAAATTTTCAGGGTAATAACGTTTGTAATATCGGAGAGTATTGTTTGGCCCTTTTTCTTCAAGGGTCTGAAAAAAGATAGGTaaatttttcagttaaatattaataacacttaatTTGAGGAACGTCCTAACTATCAATTACATTTCACTATTCTTTTGGGTTACAACAGAAGTGTTCTGTTAAAATTATAACAACTTAAACATTTATGCCACCTTCTGTGGTCCTCTTTCGATAGATTAACTAACAGTATTTCAAAGAGAGATGAGGAACATAAggtaagttatatttatatacaagctATGCATAACTGAGATGTCTTAAGTAGTACCATGTTGAGAAGACATGATCATatgaatataaaaactttacCTTATAGAGATAATCGTTAACCACATGGTATTTCTCAGATTGAGAGCATATGTCTTGATTTGACGGCACACAGTTTAAGTGCACTTGGTGAAACACGGTACCACCAGGGCACATCCATGAGTGTTTGGCCCCCCCAACACAATAGTGGAATATTCGGCAATTGACGCTGTCATCAGCATAGTAGCCATCACGCTTACTCGAACATGAAAATCTGGAATCACCCAACAACACTGACAGAGGGTCAGGAGTGGAAGGTTCTTTTTCTTGAAGCTCTTCTCTGTTCAAAGGCTGCTGATAAGGTTGttgtacctgaaaaaaaacaacaaacaaactgatattaaATCACGAGTCAGCTGAAACAATCCACCGATTCAGCAATCTCCCTGTTTTATTATATGGCTTTTGCATGTGATCTCACTTAAAGTAGATCgattttataataacaacaaatatgaggtaataatattgttggtaTGTTTTCTTAGTACAAATCTACATGACAGGCAGCTTCATTCTGTCCATTAAGAAGATTAAAATCCCAGAATGTAgcgtaagtccgtaaacttatcactgaccGACGGAGAAACacgtccccgctagtacagcagtaagtctatggacttggaacgctaaaattaggggttcgattcctctcaatgggctcagcagataacccgatgtggctttgctataagaaaacacatacaccgCGGTACACAAATGTTTGTATTATGAATAGATTTGAAGAAAACCTATGCTGTACAAAATCttaatacattaattttgatAATCTTTTCTACCCACTTGTTTTGTAAGTAACATATTCTATATTGGACAGTTGTAGAAACCAATTTGTAAAACTacctttcattattttaatatttttaaaacaaagtaatgtgTCTATTTCCCCAAATAAACGTGATATATTCTTCAAAGAAGATTATTACTTAAGTTTTCATGTGTAACATTATGAAGCATAAGCTCGTCGTTTTACACAAGAacctttaaaaactgttttcatcCTATTTTTGATTGATACAAGATTCCTGGTTTCTACAGATATCACCTTTTAGTCTTTTGGATTTGGCAAAGCCGAGAAACAAAAACATAGAGTATACCAATTTCTGAgaaaaagttagttttgttttttttattgattttgacTATTACGAGAAAACTTGTGTAAGAATTCTTAGGTAGAGAAATAACTGCAATGTGTGAATGTCTGCGTTGAATGTCAAACTgtgatttttgttattgttgttggaaGGAGAATTAAACAGAAACTAAGAACATGAACATTATACAATAATACCATGTTCACGCAACTGATAACCTCCTaaacaatagtaaaaataaacagataaaacatacaTTTGCTAGATTAACAGGTGGAGATCTCAGCTCGGCTGGTGCTTTGCCAGGTTGTGTAGCGCCGAACTTTTGAACAATTTGCCCTTGATATCCACTAGCCTTTGAGGAAGATTGTCCAACAAATTCTTGTGAAGAACTATCTATCTGGCGTCTAAACTATAAGGgagcagtaataaataaatattttgtttgtttgtttgggaatttcgcacaaagctactcgagggctatctgtgctagccgtccctaatttagcagtgtaagactagagggaaggcagctagtcatcaccacccaccgccaactcttgggctactcttttaccaacgaatagtgggattgaccgtcacattatacacccccacggctgggagggcgagcatgtttagcgcgacgcgggcgcgaacccgcgaccctcggattacgagtcgcacgccttacgcgctaggccatgccgggccaataaataaataaaataataattagaaaaaagcGATTAGTACAGAGTGTGATTTCTAACCATgagttggtatatatatatatataaagaaaatcacaataaaaaacataataaccgATTCCTGGAGAAAGACATTTCATCCGGTAAAGCTCGGGTTTCTTAAATAATGAATGATATACTTTCTTTTGAGTTAAGTTACTGCACCATTGAAAATGCATCttcaagtgataaaaaataaaactgtttcgaAAAATTATGTTGATTCATGAACgctgtatttatataaaacacaacacaaaaataattatattccaCTTCTTCTGTTTTCAAATCTATGTCTAATCTTTTCCATTATTAAAATTCGACTTCAATGAAAACGCACATGCGTACATAAATTACAACAAATTGTCATACCACATATATATACAATTCATTCCACGTATAAAAAGAGccaataaaatgaattttaataggTTACACGTTTGAGACACTTTGTTAGGTATTACtgatttaaataatgtgttttgaTGTTGTTTAAACGTTTCACAGATGAAGATAGGGTAGAAAATTTTTTGTTGTAGAATATTCCGTAAAATTATTTCGTAAATCATTCTTAAAtctgtaaataattaataacagcGATTAAAATGTTCTTACCCTCTCTTCGGCAACTACAGAAGCTCCTGCAAAAGTAAAAATGCTGCGATGTATTTGccttaaatttacaaaaacaacaacaacaaaaagtttattaatcGTATAGAAAATGGAACGTCATAGTTTAACTAAACTTACATAACCACGTTATTATTTAAAAAGTCACACAAACCgattaataaaaaattagaagTATAAAGCACTAGTTGAACTAATCTTATATAACTACGTTATGAAGTCTTTAAGAAgtcaaataaactaattaataaaaaatggaaGTCTATACATAAactaaactaacaaaaaataCTATTGTTTAAGAAGCTTATTTTAAAGTTACACGTTAACAACCGTAACAGTGGGTTAAGTTGTTCTCACTTACAATGTAGTTTGTCAGCAAAATGTGAAACTTGAAGATATTTTGTTGTTCGAAACAACTGTTTAAAACATACCTCATTACAATTTAATCAAAAGCTGATAAatgtttgattaattttatttatcaatgCTAATAACTTGTTTGgaacaatagttttaaaaatgaaagaaaaacataaagatTACAACAATGTGTTCAAGCAGTTAATAGTAGTATCACTCCACAAGTAAGCACACCGATACTCTTAGCTGTTACGTAAGAAATCCTACATAAGACATAGTAGCTGACACATACAATAATTCTCATAATATCAAATATGTGAAGAATATAATGCAgtcaaaacaaaagtaaaatggaCTTCTAAAAAGTCTATGAAATTGAAATAACAATTAAAGGCTGCCTACATCTCATAGAAAACTGATGAAAATTTATCATTGACTTTAGAAACAACTAATATTACAGTCTAAAGCTGACAAACCTCACTGCATACTAGAAGTCATATTCTTCTTAAAAAATAACCCTGTAACAATCAATTCAAGTAACGAACAGATTAGGATGAAAAATTGTACAAGAATTGAAGATATACCATAGCAATACTcatcaaaatgataaaaaaacctAAGTTTGCTCTTGTTcacattaattgaaacaagacggaaaattacgattttttcaattttttgtgttttatttttgagaatccaaaaattactcacaaattaatacaaaatatgaccgcctttatttttcagaagatcattaattcgcattggcatcgagtccacgagttgactgcaatctttactaattttttggATCGCACTTAGGTTTCTTTATCATTTTGATGAGTATTGCTATAGTATATCTTCAATTCTTGTATAATTTTTCATCctaattatggcctcaattagcttatctttcgtagtacagtctttttctcaaagtctttctttacaaatcgcccaaagattttcaatagaatttaagttctgagagtttccaggccagtccagcacttttattcgcgttgtagttataaaattcttcacaagtttcgatgtgtggcacgaagCCAGATCCATCTTGAAATCCCTTTtttaattctggaacgactcttctctgcaaaatttTGATGTACTGTgttcctcgcatcataccttctacgatatttAAGCCTCTGACGCCATAGCAGCcaaaaaagccccaaaacatcttattcaagggatgttttacgaactgattgatgtgaaatTCTCGAAGTTTATCACCtagagatctgcaaacatgcagacttctttgaccctctacgaagaaatgagtctcgtcactgaataacaccttcctccattgttcttgcgtccagttcttgtatttcagaccccattgataccgttttttcttcattgaattggtaaaaaagttgttttttgactggtctccttgcccttctaacgcaatttcgaatgacgtaatattcctcaaaatttcgtcatatattccaaaaatagatcgactgtactgcaaaacacagctaatgtcgccgtctgtgtgaaaaaagtTACCATTAAAGGAAaacagcgggtccagcgagcctacaaaGGCCGCcctgctgaaaatattgtaaaatgaccatttgtttcaattaatttgcacaagggtgtacatagtgatttgaaaaagcttattctATCACTTCTTATCTCAGCACCTTATCAGTAACAAGAAAGCTACTCTCAGAACTCTGgctacttcaataaaataaaataaacaagagcAAAACACAATGTATATTTCAATAGCAATACCTTCTCATCAAGACTGTTTAGTAAACGTGCCTTCTTTAGTGTAAAGGCCATCAAAACAATACATAGTATCGCAACTGTAACATTCAGAAAATCAGACGATTGCACTAATAAGCTATTTAGCAAAATGAACATAAATATCTAAAAAACTGGAAAATGTCACACTCGGAAAGTATAACAGCAGAGAGTGAACCAAGataaacaatgaatatataaagaagaaacaaaatgtcGAACCACATATTCATCACAACAACTTAGATGACTTTTTAGGGTGTCAACGAATCCGCAACGACACAATACATATACCGCAGTAGTTTTTaagaattataatatatttatatttaattgctAAACATAAATTCCCACCTCAAAATTTTCTCAGTGGAGAAATGCAATTTCCTGTTTTCATTATAATTGCATCAACTAGTACttctctaaaacaaagaaaacaactaaaataagtaTTCTATTCAGATAAAAAACTTCACATAAGACACTGTCTTTCTAACACGGTGGTTCCCAACCAGTGgtgctcgcaccccttgggggtgcgagatagcgttccagggggtgcgagataacatttcagtttttttttgtttatattaagggtactgttctatatattcaaaaattacgttcgatttttattttttatttttcttattacagACGAagattttttactttgttatgataaactatcgtttctaccgtcaTCGGCGCAGACCGAAattttaatgtacaactgtaaacaaacaatacacgaaacgtaaacgtgacctaaatactcggAACAACTAATTAGGTTAAGTTTACGTTTCGTGTAttttgcacgaacacagaatcaacaatgtgtgctaccatagcatcacgcatgggtttatatactTTGCGAAACTTTCTAAAAAATTCTCGAATATACGTTACATGacgtcatcgattaattctggataGTTCTGGAAATTTCTCGAGTCATGAAcacgtgaatacataacataaataaataatagacactttaagacggcgttcacgaacttaacctaattagttgttccgagtatttaggtcacgtttaAGTTTcgtgtaaaaaaaattcattatgtcaaagaaaaggaaatggaatgatgattatgtgaagtttcATTTCACTTCCATCGGAACAACTGAGAATCTGCAAAaaccccagtgcatgctttgtgaTGCTGTCCTTTCTAACGCAAATTTGAAGCTATCTAAACTGCAGGAACACTTCAACGACCGCATGGTGGAACAGCTGTTGCAGGCCATGGTGTTGAATTGTTGAAAGGTAGAAGGGCCCGCTTTGATTCTcgagcaacccttccaaaattaggttttatatctgctgacaaaccactgctgatggTTTCATACCACGTGAcgtataaagtagccaaatcaaagaagccccatacaattgcagaagaggtgataaaaccgtgtgcattagaaatggcaacaattgttctgggaaaagaagcctcaaacaagcttaaattagtgccgttatcaaataatgttattcaaaaccgaattggtgatttgagttcggacattttggaccaagttatcgcAGATATCAGGGCTAGTCCCTTGAAAATTTCTCTCCAATTGGAcaaaacaactgatgttgcaaattgcagtAAACTCATTGCAATagtgaggtatgtccatgatggtg is from Tachypleus tridentatus isolate NWPU-2018 chromosome 2, ASM421037v1, whole genome shotgun sequence and encodes:
- the LOC143245470 gene encoding uncharacterized protein LOC143245470, which produces MSNDFKSIYFQIRGKHEVVSVDRYNDRFVNLRQIHRSIFTFAGASVVAEERFRRQIDSSSQEFVGQSSSKASGYQGQIVQKFGATQPGKAPAELRSPPVNLANVQQPYQQPLNREELQEKEPSTPDPLSVLLGDSRFSCSSKRDGYYADDSVNCRIFHYCVGGAKHSWMCPGGTVFHQVHLNCVPSNQDICSQSEKYHVVNDYLYKTLEEKGPNNTLRYYKRYYPENFLYGGQVPKPPISPEGSISQAEGYPDYDYGGAPAPGSQPQLQPAAEYAPPGGPPSYGLPPQAPPRPAPTPQKAQGVETYKSPSSPNQFQNYPETIADFSRIPDITGGSVAGTALQNRNSYGSPPGSITSQPYSAIKYDDY